The segment tatcTAGTTATtgcaagaaaattttacttactttaaattcactttttgcagtgcattatttacatttgcttatttttactACCAGTCATTTTACTACCTTATCTATGTGATATTAATGCGCCtgtctcacctgtcagcattttactagGCTTTCCTTCTTGTATAAAGCGGTCAGATTTGGCAAAATGGCCGACATGgaatggagaaagaaaaaggaaaaacgaAGAGCGACGCATCTGTCCAGTAATCTCTGGGAGGAGAAGAAGTGTTAAAAGTTAAATTGGCACAAATACAGAGTTTAAAGCGCATCGCTGCAGATCAGGGCGCCTTTTTCTCTGCACGTCACACAAGCAAACCTAGATTACTTTTAggcaattaaaatttttatgcaatacagaaaatactttctcacctcttttatatatattctttgtacatttctccactttattattacattacattattacatttatcCAAAAATGTTCTAATATTCTTTTATCCTCCATAAAATTACATTACTTAGAGCTGTGCATTTAACCCGACGGGCCGCTGAAgctaattaatttccctctatgggAATTATAAAGTTATAATTGTACGACTCTTATGGtagtttatgtgtttatttcctCCACGTTTATGAGGAGGATCAGCCGAACAGCTGTCTCTGTTTCAACCATCTTCTCTGAGGCTCGCTAAAactaacattttgtcactttaggagctctcttaaggcctaaCACGCTTCgtaaataacttttttaccaaagtaaaatttgaagaaaaatcttAGGATTCAGGAAATTCTATTGAAAATCCAGGAAAATGTGAACATGGGATTACTTGGTCAAAATTGTGCTGAAACGCTTGGCTTTCAAAATCCCAGGTAATTGCTGAAAATCCCTGCAGTGGTGAAAATCGTTCCCATTCAAGCACACAATCAGTGATAAACTAAACTCTACAGTCCATTTCGCTCCACCAGAGGTTTGTGTCAGAATAATACTGCATCTTACCGCTGAGCCTCAGCCAGCTTCTCCAGGCGGTACCGCTCCGCTTCTGCAGGCTTCTTCACCTtggcctccagctccttctcccTGCGGGTGATCTCCTGCTCCTGCAGCATGATCTGCTGGGACCGCTCCACCACCTGCACCTGCATCTTCTCCTCCTCAATGCGCTGCTTCGTCTTCGccacctggaaaaaaaagaatataaaatatcctttattgtcctaaAGAGGGGAagttcaggtgtaccagcagcaaagagcaaatCTACAACATAGGAAAGAATACTGTAGCtatcagttattaaaaatagcgTACTCAAGAACTGAAGGTGTGCGACTAAGGAAGATGATTTTAGAAAACGTGCTAAacaaatatgtatatttatgcaaTAAAGAAAACCAACATGCATCCACCCATCAGCCATAAACAGTAAACTGTGTAAATCACCTGCAGCTGATAAGCCATCTCTGACTCCGCCTTCTTGGTGTTCACTTCGATGTCGTAGGCCGCCTTCTTCAGCTCGTAGTCCCGCTGGGCCTTCGCCATGTCGATCTCGTTCTTGTACTGAGCGGAGATCTTTACCTGCATAGCGTGCGCCTCCTGCAGGGAGACGGggagaggaggagcagagaagCGCGCTCGTATTTCTAATCTGCTGCGATGATAAATGCTTGGCAGGAAGGACGATGCAGAGAAATGACGTCTCACCCGGATCACCGCGTCTCTCTTGTTCTGAGCCTCTCCGATGCGAGCGTCCTTCTGGACCTGGGCTGTTCGGGCTTTTCCCAGTGAGTGCAGATAATCCTGTGGACCAACAGAAGGGAGTATAAGAAATCATTGGTTGGGAGTTTCTTCTGATTCCTTTTAAAACCTTTGTCTTGGTGTAAGAGAAGGAACCTGATCATCGTGGACGTCCTTGAGCGTGTAGCTGACCACGCTGATCCCCATGTTGAGCAGGTCAGATGAAGCCACCTTAAAAACCTGCTCTGAGAACTTCTTCCTGTCCTTGTAGATTTCCTAAAAGCAACAGATGTTATCTGGGATGATAACACACAGGTCAGTGGtagaaaaaagccaaaaaactgTGATGTCTTGGAAATCTAACGTCAAACGTCGCGGTAGTTTTGTCACGATACCAACATTTTGAGATCGGTGCctgtttaaaacatgtattttgatACTTTTGATacgttttcaaataaaaagagaacacaAAATATCATTACTGACATTATTTTACTAAAACATACCAATcagtaaataaagtaaaataccACAAAGACAACCTTTTCTGATGCACacaattttaaaatacagtaaaactaaatttaaaacaCTAACCTATTCTTATTGCACTCAAAACACTTTtagaacataataaataaaaagtcctAAGTTAGAACAATGAGAACaattatttgaaattaaaacaaGCTAGCAACTGTAGCAGCAAAATCTCTTTTTTCCCaaactaaattaattaattttgcaCGAACCAAATGTGCTTGGATCAGGCCGTACTTAGACTATTTATAATTACGGGATCAAAGTCATAATATTGCCAGAATAAAGCGGTGATGATATGAGAGTAAAGTTGTGATATTACCGGAAATTAAAGCTTTTACAATAAGAAAGCTTTGATAGTTATCAAGCTCTGACGTGATCAGCTAAAACAAACGAGCTTTTTAATGCAGGAGAAAGACTTTATTTTAGGGCAACGCCGGTTCagtgaaaaaataattatattaatgTCCTGCTTTGTAGACCAGGGCAGGATCAGcggcagctttgcacatgtgggatttagggctgaacaattaatcgcattttgaatataatcgcgatttaggaaaacacaatttccaaatcgcagagtctgcaatttttggctatgtaacaattagtgaattagacacgtccattaggtgttggtaaaatgtttaaagtgggtttgcctccacatggaagggaagacagttgcagcagtgagataatctaattttattacttgttttagagtttatataatcatacatagcattaagtacaggtcaatcagtttaatacatagacttgcttgttggttgcactttatgttcaacaaggattgatgtccaaatcaattaaaagctgttctcttgaataatattctgattaatagaaacattaaaagttcttgttttaaatagtccttgtttacaaacatctttatttagaggccatttttgttgctcgtggttaatgcagagaaaagtcaaaattgcaatttgggttgaaatatattgtaggcagaacgcaatcatttctgctctgagtttagatgctgtgagtcttttagcacctgatctgcacagcgaggaaacaaattgatttgttgtttgtatatgtttaaaaagacatgataaattaaacttggggggggaaaaaataaaaaaataaaaaaatatatatataaaaaaaattgcaattagattattttccaaaatcattcAGCCCTAGTGGGATTCATCTGAAACGTGGAGACGCAGCAGCGCAACGGGTCGACTTCTGCAGGCAGGACGAAGCTTCAGTGCTTGGAAGGTGGGAGGGACGCTAAAAACAGTAAACTGCAGACCGATCGATGCTTTTACGTGTCGCTGAAGTCTCCAACAACAGAGAAAAGACGCTAGCTTTGtcacttttctaaaaaaaaaaaaagtcactagagGGGTCTGACTTGGTAAATCTATGCAGCATCGTGTCGTTTTAAATGCCGCAGTACCCCGGTACCAAATCAGTCCCGGTATACGAGCAACCCTACGCCCGGGGATACCGTGTCTACGATGGGGTGTGAGTTAGCGTACCTCTACGGTCAGGTGGGCGATGATGGCCCGCTGGTGTCCCTCCAGCGTCTCCAGGGCGATCTGAGCGATTTCAGCCTCAGACTTTCCCATGAACATCTGGCAGGCGGCAGCCAGCATCTGCTTGTTCTGGCCCTGGATCTTCATCTGCAGGATGGAAAAGGTTGcatgtttgctgctgcaggagatGGATCTCCACATAAATCAGCTTAGTGATGCAGACTTTGATGCTCAGCAGGCTCCTGGATGCAGATATGCAGCAAATAAACTCTTTCCCAACTTCTACTGACTAAAATAGTCTGATATGTGAGTCACTTTGGTGGAAAAGCTAATTCCCCTTGGCAGTAATTGACTTATTGATTATATTATTATTGTCCCTGAGTGCAGATCAAATATTAACATTACCAAAAACTGATTGATTGAGGGTTTTTGGTTTCTCCAGTGTATTTAACAGAGTTCAGCATGTTTAATTAGTTAGAAAGAAAGAATCAGGAGGCCTCAAAAAtcgcattgatcagagaagcgtTGGGTCTCTAACCAGGTGGTTaacagcacaggagcaccaaAGGGGGACTTTACTCTGACCATTCCCTATTATTCTGTACGAGACAGAGACTTGTCGTCTGCAGAAATACAGATGACTCTGTAATCGTTGGATGAATCGAGACGGATAAGAAGCCGAGTACAGAGCTGGGTCGGTTTATTTAATGCCATCTCGATTGTGAACAAAGCAAATGAGACGATTGTACATTTCAGGAGAAACCAGAATTGGTTCTGGAGCTTTGTGTGATCGTGAATAAAGCCGATATAATGAAACTAATGTTTATTTCTGGTGGAATGATTCTGTCTTTAGAGAAATCAGTTAAACGTGTTTGAATTTCCAGAAAAGTTTTTGAATCTAACATTTAAGATGACAACGATTCAATGGGTGCCATTCTCTGTTTAGTCTTTGCTAAAAGTTCCTTTTATACTGAGACCCGATTATCACAGATTAATCTTCTGCTAATAAAATCTTCCAACTGAGTGGTTATGTGAATTATCTAAATATAACAGACAACCCAAAGACTAAAAG is part of the Fundulus heteroclitus isolate FHET01 chromosome 13, MU-UCD_Fhet_4.1, whole genome shotgun sequence genome and harbors:
- the flot1a gene encoding flotillin-1a, coding for MFFTCGPNEAMVVSGFCRSPPVMIAGGRVFVIPCIQQIQRISLNTLTLNVKSDKVYTRHGVPISVTGIAQMKIQGQNKQMLAAACQMFMGKSEAEIAQIALETLEGHQRAIIAHLTVEEIYKDRKKFSEQVFKVASSDLLNMGISVVSYTLKDVHDDQDYLHSLGKARTAQVQKDARIGEAQNKRDAVIREAHAMQVKISAQYKNEIDMAKAQRDYELKKAAYDIEVNTKKAESEMAYQLQVAKTKQRIEEEKMQVQVVERSQQIMLQEQEITRREKELEAKVKKPAEAERYRLEKLAEAQRMKMIMEAEAEAESIKVKGEAEAFAVEAKGRAEAEQMAKKAEAFSEYKDGAMVDMLLEKLPLMAEEISRPLCEAKKVTMVSSGGDVGAAKLSGEVLEIMTRLPAAVEKLTGVQISQVTSRTG